The sequence below is a genomic window from uncultured Umboniibacter sp..
AAAAAAAGCGAGCTACTAGCTCGCTTTCTTTTAATACTCGGTAGCGCCCTCTCGGTAACGCTCTGCAACCATTTTAGTAGCTGAACGTCATCGCGATATCATCTAACGCTTGGGCTTCTTGCTTCGCTCAGCCTTGCGGCGTAGACGGGTATTTTGCCGTTTAAACTGCGCTAACTGGTCCGGAGTAAGCTTGTGCTTCTCGCCGTGGAGCTCCACTTCGCGCAGCAACACCGACACGTCCTGAGGCGGCAACTCCAACCAAGAACCTTGTGTTAGGTGCGACGGAATAAATACCGGCCCATAGCGAACCCGCTTCAATCGGCTTACCTCGACCTCCTGCGACTCCCAAAGACGGCGAACCTCACGGTTTCGGCCCTCTAATAACGCACAGTAAAACCAGCTATTACGGCCTTCAGTTTCATTGTTACCTTTACGGATATCGGTGAACTTGGCCATACCATCTTCTAGCCAGACGCCCTCTTTCAGCCTACCCAGCATCTCATCGGTTACATCACCGTGGACCCGAACCGC
It includes:
- a CDS encoding pseudouridine synthase, which encodes MNNGEKIQKALAASGVASRREVERMIADGKITVDGEQAHVGMRISGTERIEVEGKRVRLATLDRRRVILYHKREGEVCTRKDPEGRPTVFSNLPSINGERWISVGRLDINTSGLLLFTNDGELANRLMHPRYNMDREYAVRVHGDVTDEMLGRLKEGVWLEDGMAKFTDIRKGNNETEGRNSWFYCALLEGRNREVRRLWESQEVEVSRLKRVRYGPVFIPSHLTQGSWLELPPQDVSVLLREVELHGEKHKLTPDQLAQFKRQNTRLRRKAERSKKPKR